In Armatimonadota bacterium, the sequence GATGTAGACGTCCACCGTGTTCGAATATGACTCGTCGTCGCCCCAGACATTTTCCTGGATGATCTCCCGGGTGAGCACCTGACCTTCGTTGGCGGCGAGCGCTTCCAGCAAATCATATTCGCGCCTGCTGAGCATGATCTCCACGCCTGCGCGCGTCACCCGCCGGCGCCCGGTATCCACTTCGAGGTCCGCCACCTGGAATACGCGCGAGCGGTGCACCTTATCCCGTCGAAGAAGGGCACGCATACGCGCCAGCAACTCCGAAAAATCGAATGGCTTTGGCAGGTAGTCGTCCGCCCCTATATCCAGCCCGTGGACGCGATCCTGAACGGTGCCGCGCGCGGTCAACATCAGGATGGGAGTTTGAACACAATTTCTTCGAAGCTCTTCGCACACCGTCCAGCCATCCATCTTCG encodes:
- a CDS encoding response regulator transcription factor, which encodes MRVLVIEDETAILRVVKRGLEQAGFVVDTAEDGRAGFDAAMEGVHALIVLDLMLPKMDGWTVCEELRRNCVQTPILMLTARGTVQDRVHGLDIGADDYLPKPFDFSELLARMRALLRRDKVHRSRVFQVADLEVDTGRRRVTRAGVEIMLSRREYDLLEALAANEGQVLTREIIQENVWGDDESYSNTVDVYIGLLRKKIDNGHADRLIHTVRGFGYALRRPEGTEAAG